From Saccopteryx leptura isolate mSacLep1 chromosome 3, mSacLep1_pri_phased_curated, whole genome shotgun sequence, one genomic window encodes:
- the RNF223 gene encoding RING finger protein 223, translating into MSVGQQVWHTAMPSPSRSSPTATVPSSPSPASSPRSPSTPGSEKVASPLECSICFSGYDNIFKTPKELSCTHVFCLECLARLAASQPTGRPGSEAVPCPFCRQPTAVPAAGAPALRTSRQLLARMPAHLRREEPVWLEGTKLCCCPPPSAPGLSTPGLVCVDVGLSKPTEPAVPTPTPAPAHRWGRLARCWARCRDWRRMALITALLLVLFGVVLWPVQCALKTGSLHCLTQPPASTAPATVTYAATFSLGPLADN; encoded by the coding sequence ATGTCCGTAGGCCAGCAGGTGTGGCACACGGCCATGCCGTCCCCCAGCCGGAGCAGCCCCACGGCCACAGTGCCCAGTTCCCCCAGCCCAGCCAGCAGCCCCAGGTCCCCCAGCACCCCTGGCTCGGAGAAGGTGGCCTCCCCACTGGAGTGCTCCATCTGCTTCTCGGGTTATGACAACATCTTCAAAACGCCCAAGGAGCTGTCCTGCACTCACGTTTTTTGCCTGGAATGCCTGGCACGGCTGGCAGCTTCCCAGCCAACAGGCCGACCTGGCAGCGAAGCTGTGCCCTGCCCGTTCTGCCGGCAGCCTACGGCTGTGCCCGCTGCCGGGGCCCCCGCACTGCGCACCAGCCGTCAGCTGCTAGCCAGGATGCCAGCGCACCTTCGGAGGGAGGAACCCGTGTGGCTGGAGGGCACCAAACTGTGCTGCTGCCCCCCACCCTCTGCACCCGGCCTCTCAACACCTGGCCTGGTGTGCGTGGATGTGGGCCTGAGCAAGCCCACTGAGCCCGCTGTGCCCAcgcccaccccagcccctgcccaccgCTGGGGCCGCCTGGCGCGCTGCTGGGCACGCTGCAGGGACTGGAGGCGCATGGCACTCATCACGGCTCTGCTGCTGGTGCTCTTTGGCGTGGTGCTCTGGCCTGTGCAGTGTGCGCTCAAGACCGGGAGCCTGCACTGCCTGACCCAGCCACCTGCCAGCACTGCCCCGGCCACCGTCACCTATGCAGCCACCTTCTCTCTCGGGCCCCTGGCCGACAACTAG